One genomic region from Jilunia laotingensis encodes:
- a CDS encoding McrB family protein, which yields MKYISIKSVVEAYKGFQDCMTNKSWGYLALLKGCKNSVRASVPYKVDLDGVSNFLENIFNLSQTKKKYNSGRALYVVFSNKWDKYFNDQGKHTPNIYDVAIWAYRRNSFEDNVTKEDILLKFAEEFNIPLNIIASSFNTRAKEIVFADSLYSEASLKAELNNIGVDVSKDNIDAKKGSVVASPGEISRGPFVQTLYAGLEITDYVIILQSDYQSLYGNAVKSNNGIDCTNHNKCSAYRPYITAIKSKPFLLLAGISGTGKSRIVRELARACWDKGSAEYNAHKPKNFEMIQVKPNWHDSTELMGYVSRASGKPVYVIGNFLRFITRAWENPNVPHFLCLDEMNLAPVEQYFAEYLSVIESRKSHEDGTVTTDPIFEKTDEEWYFNLTESLTTVEDIRLKFNEEGISIPQNLIVVGTVNMDETAFSFSRKVLDRAMTIEMNEIDLYAGLGSKYERIGKLNSDMLIGTAVEGVDVYADNAEICKKALTYLQAVNDVLDGTPFKIGYRTRNEFLLYVINNLPYNINESGNEFSEDEVITTALDEITSMKILPRIEGDDTKVKSSLLERLITTIETQLSALTEEDKKIKSVSIAKLKEMQKRLLSSGYTSFWN from the coding sequence ATGAAATATATAAGTATAAAGTCTGTCGTTGAAGCCTACAAAGGTTTTCAAGATTGTATGACCAATAAGTCATGGGGCTATTTGGCTCTGTTAAAAGGATGCAAGAATAGCGTTCGCGCTTCAGTGCCCTACAAGGTTGATCTTGATGGAGTATCAAACTTCCTTGAAAACATCTTCAATTTAAGCCAAACAAAAAAGAAATACAATAGTGGACGTGCGTTATACGTTGTATTCTCAAACAAATGGGATAAATATTTTAACGACCAAGGGAAGCATACCCCTAATATATATGATGTAGCGATTTGGGCATACAGAAGAAATTCTTTTGAGGACAATGTGACCAAGGAGGATATTCTCCTGAAGTTTGCAGAAGAATTCAACATTCCATTGAACATTATTGCAAGCAGCTTTAACACTCGTGCTAAAGAAATAGTGTTTGCGGACTCCTTGTATTCTGAAGCTTCACTCAAGGCAGAACTGAATAATATCGGTGTCGATGTATCTAAGGACAACATCGATGCAAAAAAAGGAAGCGTTGTTGCATCTCCTGGCGAAATAAGCCGTGGTCCTTTTGTTCAAACTTTATATGCTGGCTTGGAGATTACAGACTATGTTATCATCTTACAATCAGACTATCAGTCTCTTTATGGTAATGCCGTAAAGTCTAACAATGGCATAGATTGTACTAACCACAATAAATGCTCTGCCTATCGTCCATATATCACCGCCATCAAGTCCAAGCCCTTCCTCTTGCTTGCCGGTATTTCCGGTACTGGTAAAAGCCGTATTGTTCGTGAACTTGCCCGTGCATGTTGGGATAAAGGCTCCGCTGAGTATAATGCCCATAAGCCTAAGAATTTTGAAATGATTCAGGTGAAACCCAATTGGCATGATTCCACTGAATTAATGGGCTATGTCAGTCGTGCTAGCGGGAAACCTGTGTATGTGATTGGCAATTTCTTAAGGTTTATTACACGAGCTTGGGAAAACCCCAATGTACCTCATTTCCTTTGTTTGGACGAAATGAATCTTGCTCCTGTAGAACAGTATTTTGCGGAATATCTAAGTGTAATTGAATCTCGTAAAAGCCATGAAGACGGAACTGTGACAACAGACCCTATATTTGAAAAGACAGATGAAGAATGGTATTTCAATTTAACAGAATCATTGACTACAGTTGAAGACATTAGACTGAAATTCAATGAAGAAGGAATTTCTATTCCTCAAAACCTCATTGTGGTAGGTACTGTCAATATGGATGAAACAGCGTTCTCTTTCTCCAGAAAGGTACTCGACCGCGCCATGACAATAGAAATGAACGAAATTGATCTGTATGCCGGATTGGGTAGCAAATATGAGCGTATTGGTAAATTAAACAGCGACATGCTTATCGGAACAGCCGTAGAAGGTGTGGATGTGTATGCTGATAATGCGGAGATTTGTAAGAAGGCTCTAACCTATTTGCAGGCAGTGAATGACGTTCTTGATGGTACACCATTCAAGATAGGCTATCGTACACGAAACGAATTCTTGCTTTATGTAATAAACAACTTGCCTTATAACATAAACGAAAGCGGCAACGAGTTCAGTGAAGATGAAGTTATCACAACCGCATTGGATGAAATAACAAGCATGAAAATCTTGCCGCGCATTGAAGGCGATGACACCAAAGTCAAGAGTTCACTTCTTGAAAGGTTGATAACTACCATCGAAACACAGTTATCAGCTCTGACTGAAGAAGATAAGAAAATAAAATCTGTCTCCATTGCCAAATTAAAAGAAATGCAAAAACGGTTACTGTCCTCCGGTTACACCAGTTTCTGGAACTAA